A single Drosophila miranda strain MSH22 chromosome XR, D.miranda_PacBio2.1, whole genome shotgun sequence DNA region contains:
- the LOC108152057 gene encoding uncharacterized protein LOC108152057 has product MKGLALIALSAVILACGQARILQQEKDLSWELPLPVPLNGDIEGRAAGCSIKIRGSELKDPQPLLIKPGTSDFFGYSDTGVVDVEKDKTIEFHCTSSLASPLSGKSVTAKCVEGTTFRIGDKDHDVSDIKCSSWPAFVGKKSGSSCNGGTTLIRVGFELDGGRFATEYEVCFNEDEEVTRYVYHTLAPGNNYYATGVDRITFGAGGYFAGKNVDKLYTQVTQKETIDKELDMDSARYFDSAKNVFLARGHMGAKADFVYAPEQRATFLFINAAPQWQTFNAGNWARVEDGVRAWVSKEKKHVECWTGVWGVTTLPNKDGKQTGLYLAHDNNGNGLIPVPKLYFRVVIEPSTKKGIVLVGVNNPHLSLDEIKRDYVLCEDVSDKINWISWKKTDISAGYSYACDVAEFRKKVDHLPQFSVSGLLV; this is encoded by the exons ATGAAGGGCTTAGCGTTGATTGCCTTGAGTGCTGTGATCTTGGCCTGTGGCCAGGCGAGGATCCTCCAACAGGAGAAGGATCTGTCATGGGAATTGCCTCTTCCCGTTCCCCTAAATGGGGACATCGAAGGTAGAGCCG CTGGCTGTTCTATCAAGATCCGTGGGTCCGAGCTGAAGGATCCTCAGCCCCTGCTTATAAAGCCGGGTACCTCCGATTTCTTTGGCTATTCTGACACCGGCGTTGTCGATGTAGAAAAGGACAAGACCATTGAGTTCCACTGCACCAGCAGCCTGGCCTCTCCCCTGTCCGGCAAGTCGGTGACGGCCAAGTGCGTGGAGGGAACCACCTTCAGGATCGGCGATAAGGACCACGATGTGTCCGACATCAAGTGCAGCTCCTGGCCAGCTTTTGTGGGCAAGAAGTCGGGATCCAGCTGCAATGGAGGCACTACTCTCATCCGCGTGGGCTTCGAGCTGGACGGCGGCCGTTTCGCCACGGAGTACGAGGTGTGCTTCAACGAAGACGAAGAGGTCACTCGCTATGTCTACCACACTCTGGCACCCGGAAACAACTACTACGCCACGGGCGTGGATCGCATCACCTTCGGCGCTGGCGGCTACTTTGCCGGCAAGAACGTGGACAAGCTCTACACCCAGGTCACGCAGAAGGAAACCATCGACAAGGAACTGGACATGGATTCGGCGCGCTACTTTGATTCGGCCAAGAATGTGTTCTTGGCCCGTGGTCACATGGGTGCCAAGGCCGATTTTGTCTATGCCCCCGAGCAGCGTGCCACATTCCTGTTCATCAATGCCGCTCCCCAGTGGCAGACCTTCAATGCCGGCAACTGGGCTCGCGTTGAGGACGGCGTCCGCGCCTGGGTGTCCAAGGAGAAGAAGCATGTGGAGTGCTGGACCGGTGTCTGGGGTGTCACCACTCTGCCCAACAAGGATGGCAAGCAGACCGGCCTGTACTTGGCCCACGATAACAACGGCAATGGTCTGATTCCCGTGCCCAAGCTGTACTTCCGCGTGGTCATCGAGCCCTCGACCAAGAAGGGCATTGTCCTGGTCGGCGTCAACAATCCCCATCTGAGTCTGGACGAGATCAAGCGCGACTACGTTCTGTGCGAGGATGTCAGTGACAAGATCAACTGGATCAGCTGGAAGAAGACTGACATCTCTGCCGGTTATTCCTATGCCTGCGACGTCGCCGAGTTCCGCAAGAAGGTCGATCATTTGCCACAGTTCTCTGTGAGTGGCTTGCTGGTGTAA
- the LOC108165427 gene encoding mite allergen Eur m 3 — protein sequence MLYQSSLLNTSKLVMNNRNLSDFIILPCLILLASDAGITDVRVKRLSEPTINNKTSVLARYVVSLRTRTPFRYYGDNHFCGGVIISRKFIMTSAHCLIDSQRLMLASRDILIVAGAPNRLKYFRHKNVHAPVAKILIHENFTIYNTNDLALLKLVQPLPTDNQYIAVMRLPTEEPKLGNKYTVLGWGRLYHGGPLASDITQITVTLYNHLACELMLNVFTDEMMCAGNMDHHDINPCAGDLGGPMIDDDIVYGIVSYRIGCGHIELPSVYTNIFGNLKWIDSIMSQNRSYRLYNCVAFLLLVININFYV from the exons ATGCTATATCAAAGCAGTCTATTAAATACGTCAAAACTTGTCATGAACAATCGAAACCTGTCGGATTTTATTATCCTTCCCTGCCTGATTCTACTGGCTTCCGATGCGGGCATTACTGATGTACGGGTCAAACGACTATCGGAACCCACAATTAACAATAAAACAAGTGTGTTAGCCAGATATGTGGTCTCCCTCCGAACGAGAACGCCCTTCAGATACTATGGGGATAATCACTTCTGTGGCGGAGTCATTATATCCCGCAAATTCATCATGACCAGCGCACACTGCCTCATAGA CAGTCAGAGGCTCATGCTTGCGAGCAGGGACATCCTTATTGTGGCTGGGGCGCCCAACAGGCTCAAGTATTTCAGGCATAAGAATGTCCATGCTCCAGTTGCGAAAATTTTAATTCATGAGAACTTTACCATATACAACACCAACGATTTGGCGCTATTGAAGCTGGTTCAACCATTGCCCACGGACAATCAATATATAGCTGTGATGAGGTTACCCACAGAAGAGCCCAAACTGGGTAATAAGTACACAGTCCTTGGCTGGGGTCGACTCTACCAC GGCGGTCCATTGGCATCGGACATCACACAGATCACGGTTACGCTATATAACCACTTGGCTTGCGAACTGATGTTAAATGTCTTTACGGACGAGATGATGTGTGCCGGTAATATGGATCACCATGATATAAATCCCTGTGCCGGTGACCTGGGCGGTCCAATGATCGACGATGACATAGTGTATGGTATTGTCAGCTATCGCATCGGTTGCGGCCACATTGAACTGCCGTCGGTCTATACGAATATCTTTGGGAATTTAAAGTGGATCGATTCCATTATGTCCCAAAATCGAAGCTATCGTCTCTATAATTGTGTCGCATTCTTATTATTAGTAATTAATATAAATTTTTACGTCTGA
- the LOC108152056 gene encoding uncharacterized protein LOC108152056, translated as MKSVRLTLVLIGLVVVQVAWARVPYPEVELPPIVQEDEIYERAVYVAPQPEGRAVACSVAIRGALPSPQPVYLKTDSEDFYPFNDVGVMEFDAGDSFQLWCPGAFNTHSETLLTAKCVSGSTFSVDGKDFEFKDLYCKAWPGFKAIKSGATCNGGVVIRVGFEITSTRFAEQMQICFNEEEEVTRYTRHKLEPGSNYYETGVARITFQTAGYFDGKNVDKLYTQVTQMETINKDLGGDADQYFDTATNVFLARGHLGAKADFDYAPEQRATFLFINAAPQWQTFNAGNWARVEDGLRAWVSKNKMNVNCYTGVWGVTTLPNKDGVETPLYLARDANNNGLIPVPKLYFRVVIEPSTHRGIVFVGVNNPHLTEEQIKRDYVLCDDVSDQVTYINWKKDDIKTGWSYACEVADFLNTVKHLPALTAKGGLLV; from the exons ATGAAGAGCGTCCGTTTAACATTGGTGCTGATTGGTCTGGTGGTGGTTCAGGTTGCTTGGGCCCGAGTCCCCTATCCAGAGGTGGAGCTGCCGCCGATCGTCCAGGAGGATGAGATCTACGAGCGCGCCGTTTATGTGGCACCCCAGCCGGAAGGACGTGCAGTCG CCTGCAGTGTCGCCATTCGCGGGGCCCTacccagcccccagcccgTCTACCTGAAGACCGACTCCGAGGATTTCTATCCCTTCAACGATGTTGGTGTCATGGAATTCGATGCGGGCGACTCCTTCCAGCTCTGGTGTCCTGGTGCATTCAACACCCACTCCGAGACCCTGTTGACGGCCAAGTGCGTGAGTGGATCCACCTTCAGTGTGGACGGCAAAGACTtcgagttcaaggatctctaCTGCAAAGCCTGGCCGGGCTTCAAGGCCATCAAATCGGGCGCCACCTGCAACGGCGGCGTGGTCATTCGCGTCGGCTTCGAGATCACCTCCACGCGCTTTGCCGAACAGATGCAGATCTGCTtcaacgaggaggaggaggtgacTCGCTACACCCGCCACAAGCTGGAGCCCGGCAGCAACTACTACGAGACGGGCGTGGCCCGCATCACCTTCCAGACGGCCGGCTACTTTGATGGCAAGAATGTGGACAAGCTCTACACGCAGGTCACTCAGATGGAGACCATCAACAAGGATCTGGGCGGCGATGCCGACCAGTACTTTGACACCGCCACGAATGTCTTCCTGGCCCGTGGCCATCTCGGAGCTAAGGCCGATTTTGACTATGCTCCCGAGCAGCGTGCCACCTTCCTGTTCATCAACGCCGCTCCCCAGTGGCAGACCTTCAATGCCGGCAACTGGGCTCGCGTTGAGGACGGCCTCCGTGCCTGGGTGTCCAAGAACAAGATGAACGTGAACTGCTACACCGGTGTCTGGGGCGTCACCACTCTGCCCAACAAGGACGGTGTGGAGACACCGCTCTATCTCGCACGCGATGCCAACAACAATGGTTTGATCCCAGTTCCCAAGCTGTACTTCCGCGTCGTCATCGAGCCCTCGACCCACCGTGGCATCGTCTTTGTCGGTGTGAACAATCCCCATCTGACCGAGGAGCAGATCAAGCGCGACTACGTCCTGTGCGATGATGTCAGCGACCAGGTGACGTACATCAACTGGAAGAAGGATGACATCAAGACTGGCTGGTCGTATGCCTGCGAGGTGGCTGACTTCCTCAATACCGTCAAGCATCTGCCCGCCCTGACCGCCAAGGGAGGACTCCTGGTCTAG